The Streptosporangiales bacterium genome window below encodes:
- a CDS encoding helix-turn-helix domain-containing protein: MPETEHTPGGKAGVQSIDRAVAVLRCFGPQRPELGISELARTTGLSTSTVHRLLVAMQRNGLVRQVPGRRYTLGPLLVQLARSGLFPATVRDAAIEVMHELRDRFDETVAVHELLPTYERAVVDQVESRQELRRTYIELGAPIALPLGAPGKVMLAYVPAQVRDAILGEPIAKVTATTVTDVAELRAQLDEIRETGYAYSYAERTPGIRTVAAALFDHTGEVVGALSISGPEMRMPHEHMVELAPPMAEAAWQVSVRLGATVEGLAECKERAAG, from the coding sequence ATGCCGGAGACCGAACACACGCCTGGTGGCAAGGCGGGTGTGCAGTCGATCGACCGGGCGGTCGCGGTCTTGCGGTGCTTCGGGCCGCAGCGCCCGGAGCTGGGCATCAGCGAGCTCGCCCGGACGACGGGGCTGTCGACGAGCACTGTCCACCGGCTGCTCGTCGCCATGCAGCGCAACGGCCTGGTGCGACAGGTCCCCGGCCGGCGGTACACGCTGGGCCCGTTGCTGGTGCAGCTCGCACGCAGCGGCCTGTTCCCCGCCACCGTCCGCGACGCGGCGATCGAGGTCATGCACGAGCTGCGCGACCGCTTCGACGAGACGGTGGCGGTGCACGAGCTGCTGCCGACGTACGAGCGGGCCGTCGTCGACCAGGTGGAGAGCCGGCAGGAGCTGCGCCGTACGTACATCGAGCTGGGCGCGCCGATCGCACTGCCGCTCGGTGCGCCCGGCAAGGTCATGTTGGCGTACGTGCCCGCGCAGGTGCGCGACGCGATCCTGGGCGAACCGATCGCGAAGGTCACCGCGACGACGGTGACCGACGTGGCCGAGCTGCGCGCGCAGCTCGACGAGATCAGGGAGACCGGCTACGCGTACTCGTACGCCGAGCGCACCCCGGGCATCCGGACGGTGGCCGCCGCCCTGTTCGACCACACCGGCGAGGTGGTCGGCGCGTTGAGCATCAGTGGGCCGGAGATGCGGATGCCGCACGAGCACATGGTCGAGCTTGCGCCGCCCATGGCGGAGGCCGCCTGGCAGGTCTCCGTGCGTCTCGGCGCCACCGTGGAGGGCCTGGCCGAGTGCAAGGAGCGCGCCGCCGGCTGA
- a CDS encoding amidase: MTTWLLRLDVDGEGPRVAVKDCIDVAGTPTTVGCAAIAADAEPARFDAPVVANARAAGARIVGKTNLTELCRHADGVNPWTGTPRNPLDPERIPGGSSSGSAVAVVRGEADVGYGTDTGGSVRVPAACCGIAGLKTTASRVPTHGVFEFSRTLDTVGPLARDVAGLAVGMGLLEPGFAAAATYDGPRTVARLRLPGVAADLDRAVDAALTAAGIAATDVTLPQWDDWVAAANTIMTAEGFHAHRHLLDRADQLEERHAEGIREGAAIPAERVVASRRLDRAARVEVAELLDRYGALALPTMQSLPPKLGEPAATTYLTAPVNLLGLPAVALPVPRDAGGFPASLQLVGPWFAEEQLLALAGLVETALG; this comes from the coding sequence ATGACGACCTGGCTGCTGCGGCTGGACGTAGACGGAGAAGGACCGCGGGTCGCGGTCAAGGACTGCATCGACGTCGCGGGTACCCCGACGACCGTGGGCTGTGCGGCGATCGCGGCGGACGCGGAACCGGCGAGGTTCGACGCGCCCGTGGTGGCGAACGCCCGCGCGGCGGGCGCGCGGATCGTCGGCAAGACGAACCTCACCGAGCTGTGCCGGCACGCCGACGGCGTCAACCCGTGGACCGGCACGCCGCGCAACCCGCTCGACCCGGAACGGATCCCCGGTGGCTCGTCCAGCGGGTCGGCGGTGGCCGTCGTGCGCGGGGAGGCCGACGTCGGTTACGGCACCGACACCGGCGGGTCGGTGCGGGTGCCGGCCGCGTGCTGTGGGATCGCCGGGCTGAAGACCACGGCGTCGCGGGTGCCCACGCACGGGGTCTTCGAGTTCTCCCGCACGCTCGACACGGTGGGGCCGCTGGCCAGGGACGTCGCCGGGCTCGCCGTCGGGATGGGGTTGCTCGAGCCGGGGTTCGCCGCCGCCGCGACGTACGACGGTCCGCGTACGGTCGCCCGCCTGCGGCTGCCCGGCGTGGCGGCCGACCTGGACCGGGCCGTGGACGCCGCGCTCACCGCGGCCGGCATCGCGGCCACCGACGTCACGCTTCCCCAGTGGGACGACTGGGTCGCAGCCGCCAACACCATCATGACCGCGGAGGGCTTCCACGCGCACCGGCACCTCCTCGACCGTGCCGACCAGCTGGAGGAGCGGCACGCCGAGGGGATCAGGGAGGGCGCGGCGATCCCGGCGGAACGGGTGGTGGCAAGCCGTCGGCTCGACCGGGCCGCCCGCGTGGAGGTGGCCGAGCTGCTCGACCGCTACGGCGCGCTCGCGCTGCCCACCATGCAGTCGCTGCCGCCGAAGCTCGGCGAGCCGGCCGCGACGACGTACCTGACCGCGCCGGTCAACCTGCTGGGTCTGCCGGCGGTGGCGTTGCCGGTGCCGCGCGACGCCGGCGGGTTCCCTGCGTCGCTGCAGCTCGTCGGCCCCTGGTTCGCGGAGGAGCAGCTGCTGGCCCTGGCCGGGCTCGTGGAGACCGCGCTCGGCTAG
- a CDS encoding Ion channel protein translates to MARMELRLPQRRERPPLVEIGRRIAFAIAIVLVSAVMVMADHEAYEDSDGSTVGWLDAIYYATVSLSTTGYGDIVPVTPQARFFTIVILTPLRILFLIVLIGTTITALSERSRKEYRISRWKARVRNHIIICGFGTKGRAAARTLITDGFEPNRIVVIDPGGERVAAAQAMGLVAIQANAEQSETLKEARVDRARAVLITVHDDNSAVMIALTVRKLNKTVYIAASVREEENVDLLKQSGARSVITAQEAAGRLVGLAARKPSVAAVAEDLISYGIGLDLKQRPITEAEIGKSVRDVTEVVVAVVRGSREEAIPANHAGELRRGDQLVYIQFPDHLSQT, encoded by the coding sequence ATGGCACGTATGGAGCTACGGCTGCCGCAGCGGCGGGAGCGGCCACCGCTGGTGGAGATCGGCAGGCGAATCGCGTTCGCCATCGCGATCGTGCTGGTGTCGGCCGTCATGGTGATGGCCGACCACGAGGCGTACGAGGACTCCGACGGGTCGACGGTGGGCTGGCTCGATGCCATCTACTACGCCACGGTGAGTCTGTCCACCACGGGTTACGGCGACATCGTGCCGGTGACCCCGCAGGCGAGGTTCTTCACCATCGTCATCCTCACGCCGTTGCGGATCCTCTTCCTCATCGTGCTGATCGGCACGACGATCACCGCACTGTCGGAGCGCAGCCGCAAGGAGTACCGGATCTCCCGTTGGAAGGCACGAGTGCGTAACCACATCATCATCTGCGGCTTCGGCACCAAAGGCAGGGCCGCCGCACGCACGCTCATCACGGACGGCTTCGAACCGAACCGCATCGTCGTCATCGACCCCGGCGGGGAACGGGTGGCGGCTGCGCAGGCCATGGGCCTCGTGGCGATCCAGGCGAACGCGGAACAGTCGGAGACCCTCAAAGAGGCACGCGTGGACCGGGCCCGCGCCGTGCTCATCACCGTGCACGACGACAACAGCGCGGTGATGATCGCCCTGACCGTACGGAAACTGAACAAGACCGTCTACATCGCAGCCTCCGTACGGGAGGAGGAGAACGTCGACCTGCTCAAGCAGAGCGGAGCCAGGTCGGTGATCACCGCGCAGGAGGCCGCCGGCCGGCTGGTCGGCCTCGCCGCACGCAAGCCGTCGGTCGCCGCCGTCGCCGAGGACCTCATCTCGTACGGTATCGGCCTGGACCTGAAGCAGCGCCCGATCACCGAGGCCGAGATCGGCAAGAGCGTCCGCGATGTGACGGAGGTCGTGGTCGCGGTGGTCAGGGGCTCCCGGGAGGAGGCCATCCCGGCGAACCACGCCGGCGAGCTGCGCCGCGGCGACCAGCTCGTCTACATCCAGTTCCCCGACCACCTCTCGCAGACCTGA
- a CDS encoding long-chain-fatty-acid--CoA ligase, protein MKSTMMDVPLSLTNLALYSTTAHGDGRVLTWTGTGSRSCSYGELGGRIARLAGALRALGVDGDQRVGTFCWNNQEHLEAYLAVPAMGAVLHPINIRLFPEQLVYVVNHAEDEVVIVDGTLAEPFGRLLPKLPCVRHVLVTGDADLATVAADGVEVHRYADALAAAEPTFPWPEIDERQAAGMCYTSGTTGNPKGVVYSHRSTYLHSSALARGDVAALSQDDRVLPVVPMFHANAWGLPYASVLVGADLLMPDRFLQGEPLAAMIEAERPTVAGAVPTIWTGLLQHARGAGTDLSSLRKVICGGSAVPRSLMLAYEQEFGVTVRHAWGMTETSPLASTAFPPQELTGEEALRCRLSQGRILPEVQYRLVGGDGSVVPNDGESLGELEVRGPWVTESYYREDSPEKFQDGWLRTGDVGTVDERGFFTITDRAKDVIKSGGEWISSVDMENALMAHAGVFEAAVIAIPDETWSERPLACVVAAADATPDPQELRESLRAEFAGWQLPDQFTFVDEIPKTSVGKFDKKVLRQRYADDELEIRQVAHG, encoded by the coding sequence ATGAAGAGCACGATGATGGACGTCCCTCTCTCCCTGACGAACCTCGCCCTCTACAGCACCACTGCGCACGGCGACGGCCGCGTACTCACCTGGACGGGCACCGGGTCCCGGTCGTGCAGCTACGGCGAGCTCGGTGGCCGGATCGCCCGGCTGGCCGGCGCACTGCGCGCGCTCGGCGTGGACGGTGACCAGCGGGTCGGCACATTCTGCTGGAACAACCAGGAGCACTTGGAGGCGTACCTCGCCGTTCCCGCGATGGGCGCGGTGCTGCACCCGATCAACATCCGGCTGTTCCCGGAACAGCTCGTCTACGTCGTCAACCACGCCGAGGACGAGGTGGTCATCGTCGACGGCACGCTGGCCGAGCCGTTCGGCCGGCTGCTGCCGAAGCTGCCCTGCGTGCGCCACGTGCTCGTGACGGGGGACGCCGACCTCGCCACGGTGGCGGCCGACGGCGTGGAGGTGCACAGGTACGCGGACGCGCTGGCCGCGGCGGAGCCGACGTTCCCCTGGCCGGAGATCGACGAGCGGCAGGCCGCCGGCATGTGCTACACGAGCGGCACGACGGGGAACCCGAAGGGCGTCGTCTACAGCCACCGGTCCACGTACCTGCACTCGTCCGCGCTCGCTCGCGGCGACGTGGCCGCGCTGTCGCAGGACGACCGGGTGCTGCCGGTGGTGCCGATGTTCCACGCGAACGCGTGGGGACTGCCGTACGCCTCTGTGCTCGTCGGCGCCGACCTGCTGATGCCGGACCGGTTCCTGCAGGGTGAGCCGCTCGCGGCGATGATCGAGGCGGAACGGCCCACCGTCGCCGGCGCGGTGCCGACCATCTGGACCGGCCTGCTGCAGCACGCCCGCGGCGCGGGCACCGACCTGTCGTCGCTGCGCAAGGTCATCTGCGGCGGCTCCGCCGTGCCGCGCTCGCTGATGCTCGCGTACGAGCAGGAGTTCGGCGTCACCGTGCGCCACGCCTGGGGCATGACCGAGACCTCGCCGCTGGCGAGCACCGCGTTCCCGCCGCAGGAGCTCACCGGCGAGGAGGCGCTGCGCTGCCGGCTCAGCCAGGGCAGGATCCTTCCGGAGGTGCAGTACCGGCTGGTCGGCGGCGACGGCTCCGTCGTGCCCAACGACGGCGAGTCGCTCGGCGAGCTCGAGGTGCGCGGCCCGTGGGTGACCGAGAGCTACTACCGCGAGGACAGCCCGGAGAAGTTCCAGGACGGCTGGCTGCGTACCGGCGACGTCGGCACCGTCGATGAACGCGGCTTCTTCACCATCACCGACCGCGCGAAGGACGTCATAAAGTCCGGCGGGGAGTGGATCTCGTCGGTCGACATGGAGAACGCGCTGATGGCGCACGCAGGCGTGTTCGAGGCGGCCGTCATCGCGATCCCGGACGAGACGTGGAGCGAACGCCCGCTCGCGTGCGTGGTCGCCGCCGCGGACGCCACCCCGGACCCGCAGGAGCTGCGCGAGTCGCTGCGCGCGGAGTTTGCGGGCTGGCAGCTGCCGGACCAGTTCACGTTCGTCGACGAGATCCCGAAGACCAGCGTCGGCAAGTTCGACAAGAAGGTCCTGCGGCAGCGGTACGCCGACGATGAGCTGGAGATACGCCAGGTCGCGCACGGCTGA
- the paaF gene encoding phenylacetate--CoA ligase, with protein MLDLRPGTGELEPIETASSDELAALQLERLRWSLRHAYENVPLYRERFDAAGVHPDDCRELADLRRFPFTTKQDLRDSYPFGMLGVPRADVLRLHASSGTTGDATVVGYTRADLDNWADLVARSIRASGGRPGDLVHVAYGYGLFTGGLGAHYGAERLGCTVVPVSGGMTPRQVQLIRDFEPDIIMVTPSYMLALLDEFHAQGLDPRASSLKVGIFGAEPWTPGTRAALEDAFDMHAVDIYGLSEVMGPGVANECVETKDGLHVWEDHFYPEVVDPDTGEVLPDGEPGELVFTTLTRKASPVVRYRTRDLSQLLPGTARTFRRMAKVTGRSDDMIIVRGVNLFPTQVEELVLATAALSPHFRLVLTRPHRLDELTVQVERDPARPVDDGTGASAALATSLKERLGIACTVEVVEPGSLARSTGKLKRVFDER; from the coding sequence ATGCTCGACCTGCGCCCTGGTACCGGCGAGCTGGAACCGATAGAGACCGCGTCCAGCGACGAGCTCGCCGCACTGCAGCTGGAGCGGCTGCGGTGGTCGCTGCGGCACGCGTACGAGAACGTGCCGCTGTACCGGGAACGGTTCGACGCGGCCGGTGTGCATCCCGACGACTGCCGTGAGCTCGCCGACCTGCGGAGGTTCCCGTTCACCACGAAACAGGACCTCAGGGACAGCTACCCGTTCGGCATGCTCGGCGTCCCGCGCGCCGACGTGCTGCGGCTGCACGCGTCCAGCGGCACCACCGGCGACGCGACCGTGGTCGGGTACACCCGCGCCGACCTGGACAACTGGGCCGACCTGGTGGCGCGCTCGATCCGGGCGTCCGGTGGCCGGCCAGGCGACCTGGTGCACGTCGCGTACGGGTACGGCCTGTTCACCGGCGGCCTGGGCGCGCACTACGGCGCGGAGCGCCTGGGCTGCACCGTCGTACCCGTGTCCGGTGGCATGACGCCGCGACAGGTGCAGCTGATCCGCGACTTCGAGCCCGACATCATCATGGTGACGCCGTCGTACATGCTGGCGCTGCTCGACGAGTTCCACGCGCAAGGGCTCGACCCGCGCGCCTCTTCGCTCAAGGTGGGCATCTTCGGCGCAGAACCGTGGACCCCGGGCACCAGGGCCGCACTCGAGGACGCCTTCGACATGCACGCGGTGGACATCTACGGGCTGTCCGAGGTGATGGGCCCTGGCGTGGCGAACGAGTGCGTGGAGACCAAGGACGGCCTGCACGTCTGGGAGGACCACTTCTACCCGGAGGTCGTCGACCCGGACACCGGCGAGGTGCTGCCGGACGGCGAACCGGGCGAACTGGTGTTCACCACGCTCACCCGAAAGGCGTCGCCGGTCGTCAGGTACCGCACCAGGGACCTCTCGCAGCTGTTGCCCGGCACGGCGCGGACGTTCCGCAGGATGGCGAAGGTCACCGGGCGTAGCGACGACATGATCATCGTGCGCGGCGTGAACCTGTTCCCCACCCAGGTGGAGGAGCTGGTGCTCGCGACCGCAGCACTGAGCCCGCACTTCCGGCTCGTGCTCACCCGCCCACACCGGCTGGACGAGCTCACCGTGCAGGTCGAGCGGGATCCGGCGCGGCCGGTCGACGACGGCACGGGCGCGTCCGCCGCACTCGCCACGTCGCTGAAGGAACGGCTGGGGATCGCCTGCACGGTCGAGGTCGTCGAGCCGGGCAGCTTGGCTCGTTCGACCGGTAAGCTCAAACGCGTCTTCGACGAACGCTAG
- a CDS encoding 3-hydroxybutyryl-CoA dehydrogenase (converts (S)-3-hydroxybutanoyl-CoA to 3-acetoacetyl-CoA) — protein MRKHEEHVAVIGGGVMGAGIAHVFLAAASPVVIVESDADAAAAARERVAASARKAEERGKLPPRVTANVLLADLRTTDSVTDIGNRAKLVVEAVPEDLALKQRMLAAAEGAVPDADLASNTSSLSVTDLAAALQRPERFCGMHFFNPVPASALVEVVTHEGAADDTVTRALDRVRRLGLTPVTVHDAPGFASSRLGVAVGLEAIRMLADGVASAEDIDQAMRLGYRWPIGPLHLTDLVGLDVRLAIAEYLQERLGARFEPPQLLRDKVAAGELGKKSGQGFYTW, from the coding sequence GTGCGGAAGCACGAGGAGCACGTCGCGGTGATCGGCGGCGGCGTGATGGGCGCGGGGATCGCACACGTCTTCCTCGCCGCGGCGTCACCGGTGGTAATCGTCGAGTCCGACGCGGACGCCGCCGCGGCCGCGCGCGAACGCGTCGCCGCGTCTGCGCGCAAGGCGGAGGAACGCGGCAAGCTGCCGCCGCGCGTCACGGCGAACGTGCTGCTCGCCGACCTGCGCACCACCGACTCGGTGACCGACATCGGCAACCGCGCCAAGCTGGTCGTCGAAGCGGTGCCGGAGGATCTCGCGCTGAAACAGCGGATGCTGGCCGCGGCCGAGGGCGCCGTGCCGGACGCCGACCTGGCCAGCAACACCAGCTCGCTGTCGGTCACCGACCTCGCGGCCGCTCTCCAGCGCCCGGAACGGTTCTGCGGCATGCACTTCTTCAACCCGGTGCCCGCCTCGGCGCTGGTCGAGGTGGTCACGCACGAGGGCGCTGCCGACGACACCGTGACGCGCGCACTCGACCGGGTGCGCCGGCTCGGCCTTACGCCGGTCACCGTGCACGACGCGCCGGGGTTCGCGTCCAGCCGGTTGGGCGTCGCGGTCGGCCTGGAGGCGATCCGGATGCTCGCGGACGGCGTCGCGTCCGCCGAGGACATCGACCAGGCCATGCGCCTCGGCTACCGCTGGCCGATCGGACCACTGCACCTCACCGACCTGGTGGGGCTGGACGTGCGGCTGGCCATCGCCGAGTACCTGCAGGAGCGACTCGGGGCGCGATTCGAGCCACCGCAGCTGCTTCGCGACAAGGTCGCCGCAGGCGAGCTCGGCAAGAAGAGCGGACAGGGCTTCTACACCTGGTGA
- the paaK gene encoding phenylacetate-CoA oxygenase/reductase subunit PaaK: MTAAKELDERGGGRGRATGRRPTDTAAAPAGASGGGGRGRNTSTQEATGRHQAVFHELRVAAVDALTDDAYAVTLDVPDTLAGEYRHAAGQHVNIRCTAVGDEERRSYSICTPAGSGILRIGVKHLPGGAFSAHVARRLRPGDVLEVMTPTGRFTPALDPAASNHYGLVAAGSGITPVLSIASTVLATEPGSRVTLFYGNRTSSSVMFVEELYDLKNTYPDRFSLVHVLSREPQQVELFSGRLDPDRFDRLLRALCPLDQVDEWFLCGPFAMVQELRAYLRDRGAARVHVELFHADPPAPPQPPAPTKAQPGASTVTAVLGGRATTFRLGPYDVPVLEAMLRERGDAPYACRGGVCGTCRARLLEGEVRMDQNYALEDTEVANGYVLTCQSHPVSPTVRLEYDA, translated from the coding sequence ATGACGGCCGCGAAGGAGCTCGACGAGCGAGGCGGAGGTAGGGGCCGCGCCACTGGGAGAAGGCCGACGGACACTGCCGCGGCACCTGCCGGAGCCTCGGGAGGAGGCGGTCGCGGGAGGAACACGTCCACGCAGGAGGCGACCGGCAGGCACCAGGCGGTGTTCCACGAGCTGCGCGTCGCCGCCGTCGATGCGCTCACCGACGACGCGTACGCCGTCACGCTTGACGTCCCGGACACGCTCGCGGGCGAGTACCGGCACGCCGCGGGCCAGCACGTGAACATCCGCTGCACGGCCGTCGGTGACGAGGAGCGCCGCAGCTACTCGATCTGCACCCCGGCCGGGTCGGGCATACTGCGGATCGGCGTGAAGCACCTGCCGGGCGGCGCGTTCTCCGCGCACGTCGCGCGACGGCTGCGGCCCGGCGACGTGCTCGAGGTGATGACACCGACCGGGCGGTTCACCCCGGCGCTCGACCCGGCCGCGAGCAACCACTACGGGTTGGTGGCCGCCGGCAGCGGCATCACCCCGGTGCTGTCCATCGCGTCGACCGTCCTCGCCACCGAGCCGGGCAGCCGGGTCACGCTCTTCTACGGCAACCGCACCAGCAGCTCGGTGATGTTCGTCGAGGAGTTGTACGACCTGAAGAACACGTACCCGGACCGGTTCTCGCTCGTGCACGTACTGTCGCGGGAACCACAGCAGGTGGAGCTGTTCTCCGGCCGCCTCGACCCCGACAGGTTCGACCGGCTGCTGCGGGCGCTGTGCCCGCTGGACCAGGTGGACGAGTGGTTCCTCTGCGGCCCGTTCGCCATGGTGCAGGAGCTGCGCGCGTACCTGCGCGACCGCGGCGCCGCCCGCGTGCACGTGGAGCTGTTCCACGCCGACCCGCCCGCGCCGCCGCAGCCGCCTGCCCCCACCAAGGCGCAACCTGGTGCGAGCACGGTGACCGCCGTGCTCGGCGGCCGCGCCACCACGTTCCGGCTCGGGCCGTACGACGTGCCGGTGCTCGAAGCGATGTTGCGCGAACGCGGCGACGCGCCGTATGCCTGTCGGGGCGGGGTGTGCGGCACCTGCCGGGCCCGGCTGCTCGAGGGCGAGGTGCGGATGGACCAGAACTACGCGCTGGAGGACACCGAGGTGGCGAACGGCTACGTGCTCACCTGCCAGTCGCACCCGGTGAGTCCCACCGTCCGCCTGGAGTACGACGCCTAG
- the paaJ gene encoding phenylacetate-CoA oxygenase subunit PaaJ, protein MVTAKELDERGGGRGRGPGRTPTNTTAAPAGTSGGGGRGSRTVTPHDVVAAVVDPELPVLTIDDLGVLRDVAVAGDGAVDVTVTPTYSGCPAMETIRADIERALQAAGYAQVRVHTALRPAWSTDWLSEGARRKLAEFGIAPPGPAHGPVPVALGVRCPQCGSLRTRLTSRFGSTACKALYVCRACAEPFDAMKAV, encoded by the coding sequence ATGGTGACCGCGAAGGAGCTCGACGAGCGAGGCGGAGGTAGGGGCCGCGGTCCTGGGAGAACCCCGACGAACACCACCGCGGCACCTGCCGGAACCTCGGGAGGAGGCGGTCGCGGCAGCCGCACCGTGACTCCTCACGACGTGGTCGCCGCGGTGGTGGACCCCGAGCTGCCGGTGCTCACCATCGACGACCTCGGCGTACTGCGCGACGTTGCGGTCGCCGGGGACGGCGCGGTCGACGTCACCGTCACGCCCACCTACTCCGGCTGCCCGGCGATGGAGACCATCAGGGCCGACATCGAGCGGGCCCTGCAGGCCGCCGGCTACGCGCAGGTGCGGGTGCACACCGCGCTGCGTCCGGCGTGGAGCACCGACTGGCTCAGCGAGGGCGCGAGGCGGAAGCTCGCGGAGTTCGGCATCGCACCGCCTGGTCCTGCGCACGGGCCGGTGCCGGTCGCGCTCGGTGTGCGGTGCCCGCAGTGCGGGTCGCTGCGTACCCGGTTGACCAGCAGGTTCGGGTCGACGGCCTGCAAGGCGCTCTACGTCTGCCGCGCCTGCGCGGAGCCGTTCGACGCAATGAAGGCCGTCTGA
- the paaC gene encoding phenylacetate-CoA oxygenase subunit PaaC, giving the protein MPAVAAYALRLGDDALILSHRLAEWVARAPELEEDLALANLSLDLLGQARRLLGYAGELEGRGRDEDALAYLRGDLDFTNVQLVELPTGDFGRTIARQLLFSTYQHLLYAELAHSGDERLAGIAAKAVKEVAYHRDHAVQWTLRLGDGTAESHTRMQAGLAGVWPYAAELFEADELTHQLAADGTGVDPATLRPAWDAAVDEVLADATLTRPDVPEAAAAGRRGLHTEHLGHLLAEMQALHRAHPGAQW; this is encoded by the coding sequence CTGCCGGCCGTGGCGGCGTACGCACTGCGGCTCGGCGACGACGCGCTGATCCTGTCGCACCGGCTCGCCGAGTGGGTCGCCCGCGCGCCCGAGCTGGAGGAGGACCTCGCGCTGGCGAACCTCTCGCTTGACCTGCTCGGGCAGGCACGCAGGCTGCTCGGCTACGCCGGCGAGCTGGAGGGACGCGGCCGCGACGAGGACGCGCTCGCGTACCTGCGCGGCGACCTGGATTTCACGAACGTCCAGCTGGTCGAGCTGCCAACCGGCGACTTCGGCCGCACCATCGCCAGGCAGCTGCTGTTCTCCACGTACCAGCACCTGCTGTACGCCGAGCTCGCACACAGCGGCGACGAACGGCTCGCCGGCATCGCCGCGAAGGCCGTGAAGGAGGTCGCGTACCACCGCGACCACGCCGTGCAGTGGACGCTGCGGCTCGGCGACGGCACGGCGGAGAGCCACACGCGGATGCAGGCCGGCCTGGCCGGCGTGTGGCCGTACGCGGCTGAGCTGTTCGAGGCGGACGAGCTGACCCACCAGCTGGCCGCCGACGGCACGGGGGTCGACCCGGCGACGCTGCGCCCGGCGTGGGACGCCGCGGTCGACGAGGTGCTGGCCGACGCGACGCTGACGCGTCCTGACGTACCCGAGGCGGCGGCCGCGGGCAGGCGCGGCCTGCACACCGAGCACCTCGGCCACCTGCTGGCGGAGATGCAGGCTTTGCACCGGGCACATCCGGGGGCGCAATGGTGA
- a CDS encoding 1,2-phenylacetyl-CoA epoxidase subunit B produces the protein MTESRSWPLWEVFVRSRRGLSHQHVGSLHAPDAAMALRNARDVYTRRNEGVSIWVVPASAIHASAPDEKDPFFEPAADKVYRHPTFYSVPEGVEHL, from the coding sequence ATGACCGAGTCGCGGAGCTGGCCGCTGTGGGAGGTGTTCGTGCGCAGCAGGCGCGGGCTCTCGCATCAGCACGTCGGCAGCCTGCACGCGCCGGACGCGGCGATGGCGCTGCGCAACGCCAGGGACGTCTACACCCGCCGCAACGAGGGCGTGAGCATCTGGGTGGTGCCGGCCAGCGCCATCCACGCGTCCGCACCTGACGAGAAGGACCCGTTCTTCGAGCCGGCCGCAGACAAGGTGTACCGGCACCCGACGTTCTACTCCGTGCCGGAGGGAGTGGAGCACCTGTGA
- the paaA gene encoding 1,2-phenylacetyl-CoA epoxidase subunit A yields the protein MPDTLQDEFDARVAADERVEPRDWLPDGYRKTLIRQIAQHAHSEIIGMQPEGNWITRAPSLRRKAILIAKVQDEAGHGLYLYGAAETLGVDRAELYDLLLSGRQKYSSIFNYPTLTWADIGAIGWLVDGAAITNQVPLCRCSYGPYARAMVRICKEESFHQRQGFEILHTLSHGTRAQHEMAQDAVDRWWWPSLMMFGPPDAESAHTQQSMTWRIKRFGNDELRQRFVDMTVPQAEALGLTLPDDGIRWNADREHFDFTELDYTELFEVIKGNGPCNADRIAHRRAAQEEGRWVREAAEAYAAKHAATEEVA from the coding sequence ATGCCCGACACGCTGCAGGACGAGTTCGACGCCAGGGTCGCCGCGGACGAGCGGGTGGAGCCGCGCGACTGGCTGCCGGACGGCTACCGCAAGACGCTGATCAGGCAGATCGCGCAGCACGCCCACTCGGAGATCATCGGCATGCAGCCGGAGGGCAACTGGATCACCCGTGCGCCCTCGTTGCGCCGGAAGGCCATCCTGATCGCCAAGGTGCAGGACGAGGCCGGGCACGGCCTGTACCTCTACGGCGCCGCGGAGACCCTCGGCGTGGACCGCGCAGAGCTGTACGACCTGCTGCTCTCCGGCCGGCAGAAGTACTCGAGCATCTTCAACTACCCGACCCTGACCTGGGCGGACATCGGCGCCATCGGCTGGCTGGTGGACGGCGCGGCGATCACCAACCAGGTGCCGCTGTGCCGCTGCTCGTACGGCCCGTACGCCCGCGCGATGGTGCGGATCTGCAAGGAGGAGTCGTTCCACCAGCGGCAGGGCTTCGAGATCCTGCACACACTGAGCCACGGCACGCGGGCCCAGCACGAGATGGCGCAGGACGCAGTGGACCGCTGGTGGTGGCCTTCGCTGATGATGTTCGGCCCGCCGGACGCCGAGTCGGCGCACACCCAGCAGTCGATGACCTGGCGGATCAAGCGGTTCGGCAACGACGAGCTGCGGCAGCGGTTCGTCGACATGACCGTGCCGCAGGCCGAGGCGCTCGGCCTGACGCTGCCCGACGACGGCATCCGCTGGAACGCCGACCGTGAGCACTTCGACTTCACCGAGCTCGACTACACCGAGCTGTTCGAGGTCATCAAGGGCAATGGGCCCTGCAACGCCGACCGCATCGCACACCGCCGCGCCGCCCAGGAGGAAGGCCGGTGGGTACGCGAGGCGGCTGAGGCGTACGCCGCGAAGCACGCGGCCACGGAGGAGGTGGCATGA